One Danio aesculapii chromosome 13, fDanAes4.1, whole genome shotgun sequence DNA window includes the following coding sequences:
- the LOC130239805 gene encoding BEN domain-containing protein 5-like, with protein MSLQLQETKQKLEEHMKRSAEVEAENKQLRSLNMQLQQQLLKSLNSSSDSRPPKPKGTINVQNPQQQKPKSTLQIAEADCEQQSLSRQEDEIQLVKLGDIQIRSDTWTAIQKNTRDSLFVKELAVAFWGTKTLGDRSLTGKECPTTKTTKRPLTPQKLHTLKACFKEWLVKGNVEEPELQARFSKAGRYITEKIMDIKKQQKK; from the exons ATGTCTCTGCAACTGCAGGAAACTAAACAGAA GCTAGAGGAGCACATGAAACGAAGTGCAGAAGTTGAGGCGGAGAATAAACAGCTACGTTCATTAAACATGCAACTGCAGCAACAGTTGCTAAAATCACTCAACTCTTCATCTG ATTCTAGACCACCAAAACCAAAGGGGACCATAAATGTACAAA ACCCTCAGCAACAAAAACCAAAGAGCACCTTACAAA ttGCAGAGGCTGACTGTGAGCAGCAATCACTATCCAGACAAGAAGATGAG ATTCAATTGGTGAAACTTGGAGACATCCAAATCCGCAGTGACACCTGGACAGCAATCCAAAAAAACACCAGGGATTCTTTATTTGTGAAAGAATTGGCTGTGGCATTCTGGGGCACAAAGACTCTGGGGGACAGAAGTCTCACAGGGAAAGAATGCCCCaccacaaaaactacaaaaagacCTTTAACCCCACAGAAATTACACACACTGAAAG CCTGCTTCAAGGAGTGGCTGGTGAAAGGGAATGTGGAGGAGCCAGAGCTGCAGGCCAGATTTTCAAAGGCTGGACGCTACATTACTGAAAAAATCAtggacattaaaaaacaacaaaaaaaatga
- the LOC130239645 gene encoding probable N-acetyltransferase CML5 isoform X1 has product MMSLSLMYQIREYRDADYTAVRMIYSTGFREHVGTVYLQALKQPWAQALLCGAFLLIQVFFGSFLTCIMGVGGVLLIIRMSVQYFFEQGIQLGLNEDLSDIRSSYMQTGSKSSFWVAEEKGSIVGTVGILPCVEEPGAWELKRISVKREFRGRGLAKALCKTALDFVARHNVRRVVLFTSMVQTDAHKLYNTIGFKKEEEFVWPSLPGRLIKFMVFKYSHGTGDVMSF; this is encoded by the exons ATGATG TCCTTAAGCCTGATGTATCAAATACGGGAGTATCGGGATGCTGATTACACAGCCGTGAGGATGATTTACTCTACTGGCTTCAGAGAACATGTTGGGACAGTGTATCTTCAGGCCCTGAAGCAGCCATGGGCTCAAGCTCTGCTCTGTGGAGCTTTTCTGCTCATCCAAGTCTTCTTCGGATCATTCCTGACCTGCATTATGGGTGTCGGTGGAGTTTTGCTGATTATTCGGATGTCAGTGCAGTATTTCTTTGAGCAGGGAATTCAGCTTGGGCTCAACGAGGATCTGTCGGACATCAGGAGCTCCTACATGCAAACTGGGAGCAAGAGCAGTTTTTGGGTTGCTGAAGAGAAAGGGTCTATTGTTGGGACGGTGGGCATTTTGCCCTGTGTGGAGGAGCCAGGTGCCTGGGAACTGAAAAGGATCTCTGTGAAAAGGGAGTTTCGGGGCCGTGGCCTCGCGAAAGCTCTTTGTAAAACAGCCTTGGATTTTGTTGCCAGACATAATGTGAGGAGAGTGGTGCTTTTCACCTCCATGGTCCAAACTGACGCTCACAAGCTGTACAACACCATTGGGTTCAAAAAGGAAGAGGAGTTTGTGTGGCCGTCACTTCCTGGCAGATTGATCAAGTTCATGGTGTTTAAATATTCACACGGGACTGGTGATGTAATGTCATTCTAA
- the nat8 gene encoding probable N-acetyltransferase camello translates to MDEVQIRQYREEDHEEVKEVFTIGMSEHIPSSCMHILKQPLAQMFLGCVFCALLTSSMSILLPVLAVTLLLAAGRQSVCYMFNKYIQTSLEQDLSHIQQTYMDPANACFWVAETQGRVVGTVGCFPSDKDKNFLELKRMSVKKAHRGKGIAKALCRTVADFAREHGYLGVMLHTSVVQTDAQKLYEHMGYQKIREFSAPDFIAKLTNFTLMEYQLIVKRHN, encoded by the coding sequence ATGGATGAGGTGCAGATCCGTCAGTACAGAGAAGAGGATCATGAAGAAGTGAAGGAGGTTTTCACCATCGGTATGAGTGAACACATCCCATCATCTTGCATGCACATCCTCAAGCAGCCCCTGGCGCAGATGTTTCTGGGATGTGTGTTTTGCGCTTTGCTGACCAGCTCAATGTCCATCCTTTTACCCGTGCTCGCAGTCACGCTGCTCTTGGCCGCAGGCAGGCAAAGCGTGTGTTACATGTTCAACAAGTACATCCAGACGTCACTTGAACAAGATCTAAGCCACATTCAGCAGACCTACATGGATCCAGCGAACGCCTGCTTCTGGGTTGCAGAAACTCAAGGTCGTGTAGTGGGTACAGTCGGCTGTTTTCCTTCAGATAAAGACAAGAACTTTCTGGAACTGAAGAGAATGTCTGTTAAAAAGGCTCATCGTGGAAAAGGCATCGCCAAAGCGCTGTGCCGTACCGTGGCTGATTTTGCTCGTGAACATGGTTATTTAGGAGTAATGCTTCACACCTCAGTGGTCCAGACAGATGCACAGAAGCTCTATGAGCACATGGGCTACCAGAAGATCAGAGAATTCAGTGCTCCAGATTTTATCGCCAAGCTGACTAATTTCACACTAATGGAGTATCAGCTCATCGTAAAACGTCACAACTGA
- the LOC130239645 gene encoding probable N-acetyltransferase CML5 isoform X2: protein MYQIREYRDADYTAVRMIYSTGFREHVGTVYLQALKQPWAQALLCGAFLLIQVFFGSFLTCIMGVGGVLLIIRMSVQYFFEQGIQLGLNEDLSDIRSSYMQTGSKSSFWVAEEKGSIVGTVGILPCVEEPGAWELKRISVKREFRGRGLAKALCKTALDFVARHNVRRVVLFTSMVQTDAHKLYNTIGFKKEEEFVWPSLPGRLIKFMVFKYSHGTGDVMSF from the coding sequence ATGTATCAAATACGGGAGTATCGGGATGCTGATTACACAGCCGTGAGGATGATTTACTCTACTGGCTTCAGAGAACATGTTGGGACAGTGTATCTTCAGGCCCTGAAGCAGCCATGGGCTCAAGCTCTGCTCTGTGGAGCTTTTCTGCTCATCCAAGTCTTCTTCGGATCATTCCTGACCTGCATTATGGGTGTCGGTGGAGTTTTGCTGATTATTCGGATGTCAGTGCAGTATTTCTTTGAGCAGGGAATTCAGCTTGGGCTCAACGAGGATCTGTCGGACATCAGGAGCTCCTACATGCAAACTGGGAGCAAGAGCAGTTTTTGGGTTGCTGAAGAGAAAGGGTCTATTGTTGGGACGGTGGGCATTTTGCCCTGTGTGGAGGAGCCAGGTGCCTGGGAACTGAAAAGGATCTCTGTGAAAAGGGAGTTTCGGGGCCGTGGCCTCGCGAAAGCTCTTTGTAAAACAGCCTTGGATTTTGTTGCCAGACATAATGTGAGGAGAGTGGTGCTTTTCACCTCCATGGTCCAAACTGACGCTCACAAGCTGTACAACACCATTGGGTTCAAAAAGGAAGAGGAGTTTGTGTGGCCGTCACTTCCTGGCAGATTGATCAAGTTCATGGTGTTTAAATATTCACACGGGACTGGTGATGTAATGTCATTCTAA